A genomic window from Fibrobacter sp. UWEL includes:
- a CDS encoding TaqI-like C-terminal specificity domain-containing protein, producing MPTYPEFDAIIKDCDKNCIVKFLKTIFPGETRKGKVVGKFGGAEQKTRIDGLNILGSVTLETSDGRSKPIICCAKQMDGVLSERSSRRKQFDDSVTVLKEVFVKPYVGNGSVEGAFTQGLFFFFDDKGNFRLSLVTSEIVNGKQELNNYRRQSFFVEAGARNNTFRTRICKKIAAYEDLKSAFDVEKLSDDFFREYKVFYEDIVQYVTGARYIEVKKNKYERTEMSAPNSAIFDQFTKAYGDDAEKAVRNYVKKLMGRLVFIQFLQKKGWLGIPMGTDGWKGGDKDFLQHLFDHVSPEEQNSFVDKVLEEVLFYSFNRKESERKLKNSTLKKFKFPFLNCGLFDKDRDDDFDFALPGAVFHNKKFYDTERKAPDIKSWIKKRKPYFNDEVCGLFDFFDRFNFTIDENDPTDADVSVDPEMLGKIFENLLEDNKDKGAFYTPKEIVGYMCNESLIAYLESECPSLCHPERSASEVEGSRIRSLVVDLNADSFTEKEKETLDQKLSEVKICDPAIGSGAFPMGLLNLLYKTRLKLGVVQKNSKNPEATLKREIIQQNIYGVDIEKGAVDIAQLRFWLSLVVDEVEPDALPNLEYKIMQGNSLLESYEGIDLSSLAGEKKDRSRGKASDQMSLVFDEKQAMEQIQRDLNSFYKTDDYNVKEHLKKDINLNVKNYIKHIAPEKSKAIDALPLPNDKFFLWHTYFRDVFDRKGKCGFDIVIGNPPYLLCQPSNTDEKLLDYYRTHFEVASYKVDLFHLFFEGGVDLLRKNGILSFITPNTYLTNKYIKPLRQFILENCDVLRLVLHDKVFESAQVDNATIVLKSGKEKQHRVVIEKCENFKFKNFDLLEQSQWENDADFVFNVQKEFSIETQLKLGDIASVTFGLQTADKKTYVKESPMGAGWEACYTGRDISRYYLPNPSLYFLNEPLKVKAGGSWNMKIHHASKIVTRQIGAPEPIFALDEIGVATLNTMYSILVENKSYSEKFILGLCCSNLIKFWWLSKFSDNKALFPKIKGFQLKEIPIPKTSPIQQQSIIALVDFIIAAKKKDPTADTSKQEAEIDKLVYELYGLTDEEIAIVEGTSATTSAAKPNKSSASSQTTSISADWLQGEDL from the coding sequence ATGCCTACATATCCGGAATTTGATGCCATTATCAAGGATTGTGATAAGAACTGCATTGTGAAGTTCTTGAAGACTATTTTCCCGGGGGAGACTCGTAAGGGTAAAGTTGTCGGCAAGTTCGGCGGTGCTGAGCAGAAGACTCGCATTGATGGCTTGAATATCCTTGGTTCCGTGACCTTGGAAACTTCGGATGGTCGCTCCAAGCCCATTATTTGCTGTGCCAAGCAGATGGATGGCGTTCTTTCGGAACGTAGTTCCCGCCGTAAGCAGTTTGATGATTCCGTGACTGTGCTGAAAGAAGTTTTTGTTAAGCCCTATGTAGGCAATGGCTCTGTCGAAGGTGCGTTTACCCAGGGCCTGTTCTTCTTCTTTGACGATAAAGGCAATTTCCGTTTGTCTTTGGTGACCAGCGAGATTGTGAATGGCAAGCAGGAGTTGAACAATTACCGTCGTCAGAGTTTCTTTGTGGAGGCAGGCGCCCGCAACAATACTTTCCGCACTCGCATTTGCAAGAAAATTGCAGCTTATGAAGATCTCAAAAGTGCTTTCGACGTTGAAAAACTCAGTGACGACTTCTTCCGCGAATACAAGGTGTTCTACGAAGATATTGTGCAGTATGTGACTGGTGCTCGCTATATCGAAGTCAAGAAGAACAAGTACGAACGCACCGAAATGAGTGCTCCGAATTCCGCAATCTTTGATCAGTTTACCAAGGCTTATGGCGATGACGCTGAAAAGGCCGTTCGTAACTATGTGAAAAAGCTCATGGGTCGTCTGGTATTTATTCAGTTCCTCCAGAAGAAGGGTTGGCTTGGCATTCCCATGGGGACTGATGGTTGGAAGGGCGGTGATAAGGATTTTCTCCAGCATCTGTTTGATCATGTTTCTCCCGAAGAGCAGAATAGCTTTGTAGATAAGGTTTTGGAGGAAGTTCTTTTCTACTCGTTCAACCGTAAGGAAAGTGAACGTAAACTAAAGAACTCGACTCTTAAGAAGTTTAAGTTCCCGTTTTTGAACTGCGGCTTGTTTGACAAGGACCGGGACGATGACTTTGACTTTGCCTTGCCGGGTGCGGTTTTCCACAACAAGAAGTTCTACGATACGGAACGCAAGGCTCCCGATATCAAGAGTTGGATCAAAAAGCGTAAACCCTATTTCAATGACGAAGTGTGCGGTCTCTTTGATTTCTTTGACCGGTTCAACTTTACCATTGATGAAAATGACCCTACCGATGCCGATGTCAGTGTTGACCCGGAAATGCTGGGCAAGATTTTTGAAAACTTGTTGGAAGATAACAAGGACAAGGGCGCGTTCTATACCCCCAAGGAAATAGTTGGCTACATGTGCAACGAATCCTTGATTGCCTACCTAGAAAGCGAATGCCCTTCCTTGTGTCATCCTGAGCGGAGCGCTAGCGAAGTCGAAGGATCTCGCATTCGTTCCTTGGTTGTTGACCTGAATGCTGATTCTTTCACCGAAAAGGAAAAGGAAACTCTAGACCAGAAGCTTTCTGAGGTCAAGATTTGCGACCCTGCTATTGGTAGTGGCGCTTTCCCCATGGGTCTCTTGAATTTGCTTTATAAGACTCGCTTGAAACTTGGTGTTGTGCAGAAGAATAGCAAGAATCCCGAAGCTACCTTGAAACGAGAAATTATCCAGCAGAATATTTACGGCGTGGATATTGAAAAGGGTGCCGTTGATATTGCCCAGCTCCGTTTCTGGTTGTCGTTGGTGGTGGACGAAGTTGAACCCGATGCTTTGCCTAACTTGGAATACAAGATTATGCAGGGAAATAGCTTGCTAGAAAGCTATGAGGGCATTGACTTGAGTTCTCTTGCTGGTGAAAAGAAGGATCGTAGCCGTGGCAAGGCTAGCGATCAGATGTCTTTGGTGTTTGACGAAAAGCAGGCCATGGAACAGATTCAAAGGGATTTGAACAGTTTCTATAAGACTGACGACTATAATGTCAAGGAACACCTGAAGAAAGACATTAATCTTAATGTGAAGAATTACATTAAGCACATCGCCCCGGAAAAGAGCAAGGCCATTGATGCATTGCCTTTGCCCAATGATAAGTTCTTCCTCTGGCATACCTATTTCCGTGATGTATTTGACAGAAAGGGCAAGTGCGGCTTTGATATTGTAATTGGAAATCCGCCGTATTTGCTTTGCCAGCCATCCAATACTGACGAAAAGTTGTTGGACTATTACAGAACCCATTTTGAGGTTGCTAGTTACAAAGTTGACTTGTTCCATCTATTTTTTGAGGGTGGTGTAGATCTATTGAGGAAAAATGGTATTTTGAGTTTCATTACTCCGAATACGTATCTAACGAATAAATATATCAAGCCTTTGCGACAATTTATTCTTGAAAATTGTGACGTATTGAGATTGGTTTTGCACGATAAAGTATTTGAATCTGCTCAAGTAGATAATGCGACTATTGTCCTAAAATCAGGCAAGGAAAAACAACATCGAGTTGTTATAGAAAAGTGTGAAAATTTCAAATTTAAGAATTTCGACCTGTTAGAACAAAGTCAATGGGAAAATGATGCAGATTTTGTTTTTAATGTCCAAAAAGAGTTTTCAATAGAGACTCAATTGAAATTAGGTGATATTGCTAGTGTAACTTTTGGGTTGCAAACTGCTGATAAAAAAACTTATGTTAAGGAATCTCCTATGGGGGCTGGATGGGAAGCTTGTTATACTGGCCGGGATATTTCACGTTATTATTTGCCAAATCCTTCGCTCTATTTTTTGAATGAACCATTAAAGGTTAAAGCAGGCGGATCTTGGAACATGAAAATTCATCATGCTTCGAAAATTGTGACGAGGCAGATTGGGGCTCCAGAACCAATTTTTGCTTTAGATGAAATTGGGGTTGCGACATTGAATACTATGTATAGTATTCTTGTTGAAAATAAAAGCTATTCTGAAAAGTTTATTTTGGGACTATGTTGCTCAAATTTGATTAAGTTCTGGTGGTTGTCTAAATTTTCTGATAATAAGGCTTTATTCCCCAAAATCAAGGGTTTCCAATTAAAGGAAATCCCGATTCCAAAAACTTCTCCAATACAACAGCAATCTATTATTGCATTGGTAGATTTCATTATTGCCGCCAAAAAGAAAGACCCCACCGCTGACACTTCCAAACAAGAAGCCGAAATCGATAAACTTGTTTATGAACTCTATGGATTAACTGACGAAGAAATCGCAATTGTGGAAGGTACTTCCGCCACAACATCCGCTGCAAAGCCCAATAAATCTTCCGCATCGTCTCAAACGACTTCCATATCCGCAGACTGGCTCCAAGGCGAGGATTTGTAA
- a CDS encoding DUF6602 domain-containing protein: protein MKKEVYSKRKSKKEDCMMDGTTVSDFFTSEVKAFFEVYRNLEYLLPNSHGKKMSDHAAEEGRFVEELIRNFLKKHLPEGLGVYSGFVVRPAVKANEKKLRAGEKDEHSSQIDIIVYDKTHYPIYENFNEFVVVPPEGVIALISVKRTLTNNNIGGECNALKRIKSLFEGIKIRHPLTAIVGIDADFNYRDLLMKTIEDNYSDVKFEDTINMVSCLKKWTVFKKKPNKGKSQKSEYLLFEHPDSGLGMQHLVNGILSVYYDKSRFSYGEKPGFLNLKSTKTYCLGKLGKKSI, encoded by the coding sequence ATGAAAAAAGAAGTATATTCCAAGCGCAAATCAAAAAAGGAGGATTGCATGATGGATGGTACCACAGTATCAGATTTTTTTACAAGTGAAGTTAAGGCTTTTTTTGAGGTCTATAGAAATCTTGAGTATTTATTGCCCAATAGCCATGGGAAGAAAATGTCTGATCATGCTGCCGAAGAAGGACGGTTTGTTGAGGAGTTGATTAGAAATTTCTTAAAAAAGCATCTTCCTGAAGGTCTTGGTGTATATAGTGGCTTTGTTGTTAGACCTGCGGTTAAGGCAAATGAGAAAAAACTAAGAGCGGGTGAAAAAGATGAGCATTCTTCTCAGATTGATATCATTGTTTATGACAAAACGCATTATCCGATTTATGAGAATTTTAACGAGTTTGTTGTTGTTCCTCCTGAAGGTGTGATTGCTCTTATTTCTGTTAAACGAACTTTGACTAATAATAATATTGGTGGCGAGTGTAATGCCTTGAAAAGAATAAAATCACTTTTTGAAGGAATTAAAATTCGTCACCCATTGACTGCGATTGTTGGAATAGATGCGGATTTTAATTATCGAGATTTGCTTATGAAAACGATAGAAGATAATTATTCCGATGTGAAATTTGAAGATACGATTAATATGGTCTCATGTCTTAAAAAGTGGACTGTGTTTAAAAAGAAACCGAATAAGGGTAAATCTCAAAAAAGTGAATATCTGTTATTTGAACACCCCGATAGTGGCTTGGGAATGCAACACCTGGTAAATGGCATTCTTAGTGTTTACTATGACAAATCTCGATTTTCCTATGGCGAAAAACCAGGCTTTCTTAACCTAAAAAGTACTAAGACATATTGTCTTGGTAAATTGGGAAAGAAGTCGATATAA